From the Methanomassiliicoccales archaeon genome, the window TGTATTGTCCCTGAGGGTGACGCACGGAGTCCCTAGGACGCAGGTCTCCTCCTGGACGCCACCCGAATCAGTGAGGACCAACCTTGCATTCGCTTCGAGTTGAAGAAAATCGAGGTAACCCACGGGCTCGATTATCTGAATGTTCTCGACCTCGATGTCGAAGGCCTTGAGCATCTTTCTCGTCCTCGGATGAGCTGGAAAGATCATGGGTATGCCCTCCTTCTCGCTGATCTTCTCAAGCCCCAGAATCATACCGGAGAGGCGATCACTGTAATCCACATTCTCCTGCCTGTGAGCCGTGACCAGGAAGTAGTTGCTCGGCTCGATGCCCAGGTCCCTCAGTGGATGGCTCTTCGTCTTGGATATCTCCATGTTCTGGAACGCTGCGTCGACCACTGTGTTCCCGGTGACGAATACTCCATTGATGATGCCCTCACGAGCGAGGTTCTCCCTGGATTGCTCAGTGGGAGCGTAAAGCTGAGTGGATATGTGGTCTGCAAGAACGCGATTGATCTCTTCCGGCATGGTTCGGTCGTACGATCTAAGACCGGCTTCCACATGACCTACTGGAATATCGAGCTTGGATGCTGCAAGAGCTCCAGCCAACACTGTATTGGTGTCTCCCTGCACCAGCACAACTTCCGAATGATTGTCGATGAGTGCCCTTTCGATCTTAGGGAGCATCCTGCCGGTCTGATTCGCCTGAGTGCCCGATCCAACATCGAGATTGATATCAGGTAAAGGTAACTCCAGCTCCTCGAAGAAGATCCGATCCATCTCGTATGAGTAATGCTGGCCCGTATGGATGGTTTGATATTCCAATCCCCTCTCTTCCAGCTCACGGATGATAGGAGACATCTTGATTATCTCGGGACGGGTTCCAAGTACGACAGATATCATTTCTATTCTCCTGAAATTTCAAGATAGGGCTCTAATGGACCGCTCCTTTTTTCAAATAATAACTCGAATGTTTAAGAAAGGATGTATGTTCAATTGGATATTCGAAATGATTGAAAACACCTCACTTGAACCGCACCGACAGTAAGGTCACTTCACTCAGATTTGTCCGGGCGATGGCAGAGCAACAAACCGATGTTCCTTGGAAGAACGGGATAGAGCTCCGATAGACCTGATTCCTCAACCTTCATCCTGAGCGGCCTAGGAAGGTCCTCTATCTTGGTCACCCTCATTAGAATTTCAATTTCCTCGCCGGAGAAGGTTGCGCCCTCGATGATATTTCTCCTGACCTCCTTGTTCGCGGGACACACCTCCTGGCATCTCAAGCATCCGATCAGGCAGTTGTGCCAAGAACCCTCCAACCACTCTGGGATATCCGACTCCCACTCGTTGAAATAGGTTAGGCATCTTTCAGCTCGAAGAAGGAACCTCGAGCTGTCTATAGCTCCAGTGGGGCAGTTGTCGAGACAGAGATCGCATCTTTCGCACCTGTCCATCTTCCTCTTCTCGTGCCATTCGTGATCTTCGACGGGAAGGTCCGAAGCGTAGATCATGAGCCGGATAAAGCTACCCG encodes:
- the wecB gene encoding UDP-N-acetylglucosamine 2-epimerase (non-hydrolyzing) yields the protein MISVVLGTRPEIIKMSPIIRELEERGLEYQTIHTGQHYSYEMDRIFFEELELPLPDINLDVGSGTQANQTGRMLPKIERALIDNHSEVVLVQGDTNTVLAGALAASKLDIPVGHVEAGLRSYDRTMPEEINRVLADHISTQLYAPTEQSRENLAREGIINGVFVTGNTVVDAAFQNMEISKTKSHPLRDLGIEPSNYFLVTAHRQENVDYSDRLSGMILGLEKISEKEGIPMIFPAHPRTRKMLKAFDIEVENIQIIEPVGYLDFLQLEANARLVLTDSGGVQEETCVLGTPCVTLRDNTERPETVKAGSNILAGVDPARMVGAVDQMISRERKWINPYGDGKASARIVGLVSELLDS